From a region of the Daphnia pulicaria isolate SC F1-1A chromosome 1, SC_F0-13Bv2, whole genome shotgun sequence genome:
- the LOC124311857 gene encoding uncharacterized protein LOC124311857, with product MLPTYTRCQRTLFRNSIRKYHTLTQHLVLFGSLVCLYYLYFPGGLSLDLMKPVLSMNAAIENQVNKSTIGKSKTITISTTITTNMSATELKFKSTCSMAADHRGFHQNVIGYSIYGDFSDSNFYGQYLSVFSETLRTIPIRYPGWVVRIYHNITMENVESWTILNNILDLGHHIDLCNATQIIKNRELSDIFAMTWRWLPLLDDMVDSFMSRDTDSLIIHREVDAVHEWLASNTTFHIMRDHPYHDWFFIGCCWGVKIHQERSAIVAAAKKMFYENHLHQYNYDQTLLIRYYQSIAVKSMVCIK from the exons ATGTTGCCAACTTACACTCGGTGTCAGCGTACTTTGTTTCGAAATAGTATACGGAAATATCATACACTAACACAGCATCTGGTCCTCTTTGGAAGTCTGGTTTgcctttattatttatattttcctGGTGGACTAAGTTTAGACTTGATGAAGCCAGTTTTGTCGATGAATGCTGCTATTGAAAACCAAGTTAATAAGAGTACCATTGGAAAAAGCAAAACGATAACTATTTCAACTACAATTACGACTAACATGTCGGCAACCGAACTAAAGTTCAAATCAACTTGCAGCATGGCTGCTGATCACAGAGGCTTTCATCAAAACGTCATAGGCTATTCCATTTACGGCGATTTTTCCGACTCAAATTTTTACGGACAGTATTTGAGTGTTTTTTCAGAAACTCTGAGGACAATCCCGATTAGATATCCAG GATGGGTTGTAAGGATTTATCACAATATAACCATGGAAAACGTGGAAAGTTGGACAATACTCAACAATATCCTTGATTTGGGCCACCATATTGACCTCTGCAATGCGACACAAATAATCAAGAACCGAGAATTATCCGATATTTTCGCTATGACCTGGCGTTGG TTGCCCTTGTTGGATGATATGGTGGATAGCTTCATGTCAAGGGATACTGACAGCCTTATAATTCATCGTGAAGTTGATGCCGTTCATGAATGGCTTGCGAGCAACACAACCTTTCACATAATGAGAGATCATCCCTATCATGATTGGTTTTTTATTGGAT GTTGTTGGGGAGTGAAAATTCACCAAGAACGCTCTGCAATTGTTGCCGCAGCCAAGAAAATGTTCTACGAAAACCACTTGCACCAATACAATTATGATCAAACATTGCTGATTAGATACTACCAATCAATAGCTGTCAAAAGCATGGTATGTATAAAATAA